Genomic segment of Malus domestica chromosome 15, GDT2T_hap1:
GCTTGTCATGGAACTTTTGGAACTTGATTAATCGATATCTACACATTTCATTTGTGGATTGAGAAAGTTCCGTTTACGTCTTTGgaccttgtgcactgggtacgacgatTGTTAAATTTATATCATCTTAGCTTACTAGAAGagtaaaaaggtcgtacccagtgcacaaggctcccgctttacgcagggtctgggagaggtgaatgtcggctagccttacccccatttatggagaggctgctcccaatcTTAGCTTACTAGAAGAGTAATTGCTTAAATGTTTATGATAATGCATTGCTCAAATTAGTATTTGGTAGGCAGAATTGGAGCCCTATAAACCTGTAATTTAACACCCACTAATgtgtgtaaaaaaaaacaattttataGTGCATCAAGGACGATTTTCTTTATCCAATCTCTGCTTGGTTGTACACTACATCTCATAATTTCAGTTATAAATATCAAACTTTGTCTTTATATTGGTGGTGTATTGGCAGGTGTTGGAAAAACTTCTCTTGTTCATCTGATTGTCAAGGGTTCTTCCATCGCACGTCCTCCTCAGACAGTAGGGTGTACAGTAGGTGTAAAGGTGAGAATTTATCGTTTCGTTGATTCTGATGGGATATTGAGAACTTTTGCTGAACTTGAAGTCTAAATAATTGTTTACCATTTTTCCGTCCAGCATACTACGTACGGAAACTCGGGTAGCTCGTCAAGCAGCATTAAGGGTGACGCTGAGAGAGATTTCTTTATTGAACTCTGGGATGTGTCTGGACATGATAGATACAAAGAATGCCGGTCTCTTTTTTATTCCCAAATTAATGGCAAGTTTGAGACCTCTCTCCCTCTGTAAACATTTTAGTCTCCTGGCAAATACTATGCATgttaatatatgtaaaagaaAAGGCCGTGAAGTAAAAAAAGTCTAAGGGACAATTTAATTGAGTATTTATCTTTAATTTAGAAACCATCAGCCTTTCTTAGGCTTGTAATTGCATAAATTTAaccattttttcatctcttgtTGCATCCATGTTCTATATGCATAATGATGAAACAAGCTTGATAGGTGTTGACAAAGTTTTAGTGGTAAGTCATGGTGGCATACAGTTACGATCAATATGATCATCCACAATTTATTTCCTATCAAAAGCAAAGGAACCAGCATGTTGCAGCCAGATTTAGATTTTTCAGCTCATGATACACTTGACATTCATATGCAGGTGTAATCTTTGTTCATGATCTCTCCCAGAGAAGGACAAAAACTGGCTTACAGAAGTGGGCAGCTGAGATTGCTGCAACTGGGACATTTTCAGCTCCACTAGGATCTGGAGGTCCTGGTGGCCTTCCTGTCCCGTATATTGTTATAGGTAACAAAGCTGATATTGCTGCAAAAGAGGGTACAAGGGGGAGCAGTGGAAATCTTGTTGATGTAGCTCGGCAGTGGGTTGAGAAACAAGGTTTGCTTCCATCCAGTGAGGAACTTCCACTGACTGAGAGCTTCCCTGGTGCTGGAGGCCTTATTGCGGTAAGCAGCAGgttttttgttcttgttttccttCCTCTTGTTTTCCTTCCTACCTTTTTTTCCTTGTTCATTGATTGACGCTGTACACATTATtctaatgaaaatgaaattagTATATGGTAACTTAGCATTCAATGAATATAGTTGTGGTCGTATGAGACATGCTTGTAGGCAACTGACCTTATTTTGCTGTCTCATTGGGTACATGGCATTAGATTTGTAGTATGAGGCTTTGCATTAATAATCCAAATGACGTAGAAAGTGAAAACTTTACATGTACTTCAAAAAGCTGTTGTATCCTAAGTAGACAGAACTTTAATTAAGTTCTATGgtacaaaagtaaaataaaagagaagagaTTCCAACTCATTCCGGATTTTGGTATCACAGAGGTTTCTTGAAAAAACTCCATAGAAGCTAGATATATTTTGGTGCACCGGCCTTCATTATCACAAGAAAGTGTCTAGCATACACGCAGAGTCAACTCATGCTACACACATAAGCGGGAAATCACAAGAACTCTGATTCCTGTCACTATTAACGTTAAAATCTTGAAATAGCcatttaaatttctttttatagcACCATGTGTACGTGAATCACTGAAAATCAATGCTTTAAAGGCGAAGGCATTGGCGTTTCTTGGATAGCCCTATCTAGGTGAAAGCCTTGAGGCGTGAGGCGAAGCCTCATGGGACCTAAATTTTTTGATATATATTGTATtataattatatgtatataatataatactttttaaaacaaattaatcaacaatcaaataaGCAATCAAACCAACCAGTAACAAAATTGTAAACGGAAAACTAAAAAACTTActtgaattttgaaacaaattgTGGTGGTGTGGataattttgaaacaaattgaGGTATGAGATTGAGGTAAATTGAAATATGGGATTGAGGAGAATTTAGGGTTTGAGGAGTTGGCAAATTGAGGATTGGGGAATTGGGTGAATTATCAATGGGAAAATCAGGTATTAGGATGGAGATGAAGAGGGGGGACTTGCCGGggggtttaaaaaaaaaaagtcacttaaaaaaaatgaaagacttGGCCAAAACGACGTTGTATTGGGCcaagtcatttaaaaaaaactcttatcttcttcttcctgaAGATGCCACTGCAGCACAACACAGAACCAGCCCAGCCTTCGACTTTGAGGGTCGCAGGAAATTTTGAAGCAAACATCACTGCTGCAAATACATGTGAAAGACATTTAACCACTGTTAAATCGTAAACGTGATCATGTAACATAGGGATAATCCAAGATCATTAATATAACACATAGAATACATGTATGAATTGCATTTATGCTACAAAAAAAATGTAAGGTACTTAAGTCTTAAATCTTAAGGGCTGTGATATTCACACTCCTTTTTACTTCCTACACATCCTTTTAATTTGTAGCCGTCGGATTGagtga
This window contains:
- the LOC103431765 gene encoding small GTPase LIP1-like, whose translation is MFWRDRARDNKNQNGGGGPPCGQVRVLVVGDSGVGKTSLVHLIVKGSSIARPPQTVGCTVGVKHTTYGNSGSSSSSIKGDAERDFFIELWDVSGHDRYKECRSLFYSQINGVIFVHDLSQRRTKTGLQKWAAEIAATGTFSAPLGSGGPGGLPVPYIVIGNKADIAAKEGTRGSSGNLVDVARQWVEKQGLLPSSEELPLTESFPGAGGLIAAAKEARYDKEAVMKFFRTLIRRRYFSDDLPAQNPWSGSPVQGPSQTVDENWSDEDHSYRNASLRADPYKYNMLPPLPAQRNLTPPPTLYPQQPVLVSENYSLPRFSHTSYSEISSAARSKRSDINV